The Aedes aegypti strain LVP_AGWG chromosome 3, AaegL5.0 Primary Assembly, whole genome shotgun sequence genome contains a region encoding:
- the LOC5572681 gene encoding apolipophorins produces MWVLNRRNLLCSFVISLVLCQSVSAASCKTGCPTPNKSTKYQFQPGNVYTYDLDSFVQVQLTSEDVDAQQTTLKVDGKVEVYAGDNCQYTLKVLSLTTFAPDGKKSNFGGDITKPVQFTLSNDELSPELCAEESDSDFSLNVKRGIVSLLQSAESKSFETDVFGVCPTSFSSFATGGATVVNKVRDLAGCGYRESLSNSLVSSIVNSKAGLKSTPLLTSNYNSQQTFKNGVLESVKLGEEYKYVPFAKLNSGAQAKVTTKLTYTGTKAGAAPALTAGAPRSVIFENPQTDSQGNLETIKQELKTVVDSYSQNNVGKLTASHFTELVHLMRFSKKDDLLSLYQQVKAGNAHKNKLLARKVYFDALFRAGTGASVEALANLYKNKEVSDAKEQKLLFVSLNLVTSMTKPALKAAKLLLDGNPSREAYLSVGSLVNKYCQKFGCESADVKEISDKFSAKLGKCQPTTRQEEDTIVAVLKGIKNSNTLVAQLLDKVVGCASDKSSARVRVAAFQAYPAASCNKKIVNSALNFLKNVNEDSEIRIQAYLSLVECPSAAVANEIKALLDNEKVYQVGSFLTTHLASLRASADPTRDAARQHFANIRTTNKFPFDFRRYSFNREFSYAVESLGLGASADTSVIYSQKSFLPKSVAFNVSTEVFGNSFNVFEVEGRQDNLDRVVEHYFGPKGFFRGMDLQTAFNTLRDQYTKLSEKAQSRFRRGLKEDVRAFAKGVNMRNDALEDFNLDVSVKFFGSELFFLSSGEHVPSTPEEFLDKLLECFDKFLEGAKKYDRVFEQHALFLDSDLVYPTAVGLPLTLSYEGTGVARLETSVEIDVKDIVKDYKNTKFNVKLVPSGSYEFTGTLSVDAFTVTTGLQLSSTVHSSTGSAVNFALLDGGKSYELTVDSLLKKQELFSFNSKLVFVTRERGNQLISLPLKMNQQVKEFKECFDNLYHVIGVTLCASAGQKQVPGKAMVPLDGEYHAELYLEVDPKYHFTGKYDDSDKQHQSLLMTFDTPGSDKKRATSLKLESYFKGDAYVKATLLSPLRNVDLTFGLNNNDKEASLYALAHNGPDEYLAKVGFEKGGSAARQEYVPIFTVRSPTGDAQVSKLVQTTGKIVVEKADGGATKYNLENVEWTSPYAPKTTVNGFVLQNGPSFDTDLAVVVGASKNNVKGHLDFSPKHVNFDLEKKSDGDADKNFKVNMALAYTENSFKNVFVFLSGKDFTHPTHRYELNQNAEFEFEDKKLQSLKMDNKLQLPKQMVRFDFATSKNQFKVDGEYGYDKYKIAANVDAKYNEKTAGDYDWTVGGSLNKHFFKFVSKRTMDSTKSRFQNQLTASTGTKIQVNGVATNKFSDQDGELNLEGLFVAVDKADPYKLNLVLQLSPSTVLSNAKVLVGKDEFATYDLKLDRTENANGKFTFVVKDFLDGNGEFKANKGQGDGTALVNFLKQDRKLKLDTKFKVNAPVFDIVTDFYYDFEKDNTKKVHFDTKNKVTKSSFDSKNKLEVFSEKYEFNVQGQQSGQVNDGTTNGKFSLTLPTGRQLSGDFKREMNSKDDKKVVGSITAKLTDKLPGGKQQTASLTGSLKDGDFKARFFDMVHNLKYTNFDGKDLDVQLETKHLPVGHFKNAAFHAKVQGSLVPQAGEFNFDLDEYCENHAVYRVGGKYGSDFDGTVSGNYHVGKPGKPYTHELKASLNIPQAPVKSLSVESKGSYLEPESDAGLYEFEYTGTFGYGDKKVELATTAKGNVNHGTGSVKLNLPDADPFAAEASYNYEGKEDGPISTKGSLKVSYGKGKTLEFTGDAKAVGAEDVSLHATIKSDFDQVKNVELTFKHVKSGENGYHTKLNLVADGKAYSVDNAVVLSETSPSVDFTLGYPDKTVKVYGGYKLLSDRAFKADAKVQNFGDFNLDANVEANFQSYEAFYAKLYLDAPKLDAKKITVEINSKPGNSGKGVEFKASSDGKNVLSGFADYSVKEQGKSTVIEGQGNVKLYDKQQTASFKLVREKLQEAGYAFTLSGSVGKNSVSTEVRVKPNDFKLKHTVCDEKKKCTNVEVQSKLERVGEKFNHEALISVDLQQLGYVYEFGLNSKTSGNGFTLDHTTDVELKEKQQPKYQYHLYLHPHSAGASLVLPTRSLVVEGVFNYPKDKFGQYDSTVSFYLDKKNAPANKATFGFTGETKLIGSAGVSGTGSLKFSHPTVKDLVVSVSGLVDGEKQTVDGKVELDIFKNANDKLVAHAKYINSDTSFKGYNVSSEVTVYSKGLGFNCGFNGHSALSFATKQLSTAAFVDLPFEDFRFGTYLFASPEEFDFLLKRFNDELVRAHGTYDVKKHKADLTSTFKFVPTRPVVLQTTVNGLSSAKFSLTQDKFFFVDGTFTVDKTATLKVLGNDKELLNAKVALDATHFLSTDYKVNEENAKSFLQAFNKQLQADLEISKAEFEKKYTKLTADVNKVVNNVIVALPDFSKFQADYTEQFKKIQEEVLQDPTIKQFFEFFTKVLAAVNEVVAQLSQVYAENFKKVSAIVTDVVGKLSETFNTKVLPVLKELYGKTESLVYGIYEETVKLVVAVFERTIKSLKAFEEDFNKVAKNVSELFRNFAQTFNKAIATLDKEFRELYKLVQEYFDSFDEFKVIKETFKEYFEGADKYAFQLLKELLTLIEDLYPVPEIKTFTSSVNQYVTSKLENKKVNDIEELKNIFVHFVKAMSMLFDRLSTTLSTSLEEPGFAGGLPSFMTFKVFPYVSSVKFSPFNYLRNEKFYSLRDFLYQFRPYAWNPFAVVPPFTMHGEIADGSHFFTFDGQHFTFPGSCQYVLASDFVDGNFSIVANIQDGKLKSVSLVDKDVIELNDQGVVTFNGKATDLPLHKNDVHAWRRYYTVNLLTTYGANIMCTTDLKVCHFTVSGFYLGKVRGLLGNGNNEPYDDFTLPNGKISESSTDFANTYKVAKSCAAVADPGHTKHEHSSPVCAKLFGSDSSLRYCYFFKDQTNYREACEHAVHGAAKPEEAGCSIAFAYASACRLEMIPVSVPSQCQMCSVGGKSVDVGDQFSVKSPQKQADVVFVVDTSKSTLLGELVQATINDLRKELKANGLTDVNVVVLGFDRNKTYVSLFTSGGKLDYTGKLGQADLSGPENCKPLVTGNKNVDEFFKILYDLSEKAAEDLGVTPDARAFVEALQYPFRATASKHIVIVHSDDTEKVPNPARAIKSVLATLDLKVKGIGLHVVTPVKNLGITSSKDSKKVKDLVGFNSKQAFTLADSKKRTNIGSTELKNTLKYDSDLLVDMVNKNDGFVFVLQNFSGLKQPKDKKSFVSVVASALGEHIARTEVSSDCVCKLRNGLHAEESCEAKETRYLPPSKKTGAKG; encoded by the exons ATGTGGGTCCTAAACAGGAGGAATCTGCTCTGCAGCTTTGTGATATCGCTAGTGCTGTGCCAAAGTGTTTCTGCAG CATCCTGCAAAACCGGCTGCCCAACAC CAAACAAATCTACCAAGTACCAATTCCAACCGGGAAATGTCTACACCTACGATCTGGACAGTTTTGTCCAAGTGCAGCTGACATCGGAAGATGTTGACGCCCAGCAAACGACGCTGAAGGTAGACGGAAAGGTTGAGGTCTACGCCGGCGACAACTGCCAATACACGCTGAAGGTCCTCTCGCTGACGACCTTCGCGCCCGATGGCAAGAAGTCCAACTTCGGCGGTGACATCACCAAACCCGTCCAGTTCACCTTGTCCAACGATGAACTCTCGCCGGAGCTCTGCGCCGAGGAAAGCGATTCAGACTTTTCGCTGAACGTCAAGCGTGGTATCGTTTCGCTGTTGCAATCCGCCGAAAGCAAGTCCTTCGAAACGGACGTCTTCGGTGTGTGTCCAACATCGTTCTCAAGCTTTGCCACTGGAGGTGCTACCGTCGTGAACAAAGTTCGCGATCTGGCCGGCTGTGGATACCGCGAGTCTCTGAGTAACAGCCTTGTTAGCAGCATTGTCAACTCTAAAGCT GGCTTGAAATCCACTCCACTGCTGACGAGCAACTACAACAGCcagcaaacattcaaaaatggCGTGCTGGAATCGGTCAAACTCGGAGAAGAGTACAAGTATGTGCCGTTCGCTAAGCTCAACTCTGGCGCTCAGGCCAAGGTGACCACCAAACTGACGTACACCGGAACTAAAGCCGGTGCCGCTCCAGCTTTGACTGCCGGTGCTCCACGATCGGTCATCTTCGAGAACCCTCAGACCGACTCCCAGGGAAATCTGGAAACAATCAAGCAGGAACTGAAAACCGTTGTGGATTCTTACAGCCAGAACAATGTGGGTAAGCTCACCGCGAGCCACTTCACCGAGCTGGTTCACCTGATGCGCTTCTCCAAGAAGGATGATCTATTGTCGCTGTACCAGCAAGTTAAGGCCGGCAATGCTCACAAGAACAAGTTGCTCGCACGTAAGGTCTATTTCGATGCCTTGTTCCGAGCTGGAACCGGTGCCTCCGTTGAAGCTTTGGCCAATCTATACAAGAACAAGGAGGTATCTGACGCAAAGGAACAGAAGCTTCTCTTCGTTTCTCTCAACCTGGTCACTTCTATGACTAAACCAGCATTGAAAGCCGCCAAGCTGCTGCTCGACGGAAACCCATCTCGTGAAGCTTACCTCAGCGTCGGAAGCTTAGTCAACAAGTACTGCCAGAAGTTCGGATGTGAATCAGCCGATGTTAAAGAAATCTCTGACAAGTTCTCTGCAAAGCTTGGCAAGTGCCAACCGACCACCCGCCAAGAAGAGGATACTATCGTCGCTGTTCTGAAGGGTATTAAGAACTCAAACACACTGGTTGCTCAACTTTTGGACAAAGTCGTGGGTTGTGCCTCTGATAAGTCCTCTGCTCGCGTTCGAGTAGCTGCCTTCCAAGCCTATCCAGCAGCGTCTTGCAACAAGAAGATTGTCAACTCCGCCCTGAACTTCCTGAAGAACGTCAATGAAGATTCTGAAATCCGTATTCAAGCTTACCTCTCGCTGGTGGAGTGCCCATCGGCTGCGGTGGCAAATGAGATCAAGGCTCTGCTGGACAATGAGAAGGTGTACCAAGTTGGTTCCTTCCTCACTACCCACCTTGCTAGTCTCCGTGCATCTGCTGATCCAACACGAGATGCTGCTCGTCAACACTTTGCCAACATTCGTACCACCAACAAATTCCCATTCGACTTCCGTCGCTACTCGTTCAACCGCGAGTTCTCGTATGCTGTTGAATCTCTTGGTTTGGGTGCCAGTGCCGATACCAGCGTTATCTACTCGCAAAAGAGCTTCTTGCCAAAGTCAGTTGCATTCAACGTTAGCACTGAAGTGTTTGGTAACTCATTCAACGTTTTCGAAGTCGAAGGTCGTCAGGACAACTTGGACCGCGTGGTTGAACACTACTTCGGCCCTAAGGGATTCTTCCGTGGAATGGATCTGCAAACTGCTTTTAATACTCTTCGCGATCAATACACAAAACTGTCCGAGAAAGCTCAAAGTCGCTTCCGTCGTGGACTTAAGGAAGATGTTAGAGCGTTTGCCAAGGGAGTGAATATGCGCAACGATGCTCTGGAAGACTTCAACCTGGATGTCTCGGTCAAGTTCTTCGGATCTGAACTATTCTTCTTGAGCTCTGGAGAGCATGTCCCAAGCACTCCTGAAGAGTTCCTGGACAAGCTGCTGGAATGTTTCGACAAGTTCCTGGAGGGAGCCAAGAAATACGACCGTGTATTTgaacagcatgctttgttcttggaTTCGGATCTGGTGTACCCAACTGCAGTTGGTCTGCCCCTGACTCTGTCGTACGAGGGAACCGGTGTGGCCCGTTTGGAAACAAGCGTAGAAATCGATGTCAAGGATATTGTCAAGGACTACAAGAACACCAAGTTCAATGTTAAGCTGGTTCCCAGCGGAAGCTACGAATTTACTGGAACTCTTAGCGTCGATGCATTCACTGTGACCACCGGCCTTCAGCTCTCTAGCACAGTTCACTCTTCTACTGGAAGCGCCGTCAACTTTGCACTGCTGGATGGCGGAAAGTCATACGAGCTCACGGTCGATTCCCTGCTGAAGAAACAGGAACTGTTCAGCTTCAACAGCAAGCTTGTCTTTGTGACTCGCGAACGTGGTAATCAACTGATCTCTCTCCCGCTGAAGATGAATCAGCAGGTTAAGGAGTTCAAGGAATGTTTCGATAATCTATACCATGTCATCGGCGTTACTCTCTGCGCTTCCGCTGGACAGAAGCAGGTTCCTGGAAAAGCTATGGTGCCCTTGGATGGAGAATACCATGCAGAACTTTACCTTGAAGTTGACCCCAAGTATCACTTCACCGGAAAGTACGACGATTCGGATAAGCAACATCAGAGTTTGCTGATGACGTTCGATACTCCTGGATCTGACAAGAAACGTGCCACCAGCCTTAAGCTGGAAAGCTATTTCAAGGGCGATGCTTACGTAAAGGCCACTTTGTTGTCTCCTTTGAGAAATGTCGATCTAACCTTCGGATTGAACAACAACGACAAGGAAGCATCTCTATACGCATTGGCCCACAATGGACCCGATGAGTATCTGGCCAAGGTTGGATTTGAAAAGGGCGGATCCGCTGCTCGTCAGGAGTATGTGCCAATCTTCACCGTGAGATCCCCAACTGGAGATGCCCAAGTCTCTAAGCTTGTTCAAACTACTGGTAAAATTGTCGTCGAAAAGGCCGATGGTGGTGCTACCAAGTACAACCTGGAGAACGTAGAATGGACTAGCCCGTATGCTCCCAAGACAACTGTGAACGGATTTGTACTCCAAAATGGACCAAGCTTCGATACCGATCTGGCTGTCGTTGTCGGTGCCAGCAAGAACAACGTCAAGGGACATCTGGACTTCAGCCCCAAGCACGTCAACTTTGACCTCGAGAAGAAATCTGACGGTGATGCCGATAAGAACTTCAAGGTGAACATGGCTCTCGCGTACACAGAAAACTCG TTCAAGAATGTTTTCGTCTTCTTGTCCGGAAAGGACTTCACTCACCCGACACATCGTTACGAACTGAACCAAAACGCTGAGTTCGAATTCGAGGACAAGAAACTGCAATCGCTCAAAATGGACAACAAGCTGCAGTTGCCTAAGCAGATGGTCCGATTTGATTTTGCCACCAGCAAGAACCAGTTCAAGGTAGATGGAGAATACGGTTACGATAAGTACAAGATTGCCGCTAACGTTGATGCCAAGTACAACGAAAAGACTGCCGGCGATTACGATTGGACTGTTGGAGGATCGCTGaacaaacatttcttcaagTTCGTCTCAAAACGCACAATGGATTCGACCAAGAGCCGATTCCAGAACCAACTGACGGCCAGCACTGGTACCAAAATCCAAGTGAACGGCGTTGCCACCAACAAGTTCAGCGATCAGGATGGTGAACTCAACCTGGAGGGTTTGTTCGTTGCCGTTGATAAGGCTGATCCCTATAA GCTAAACCTGGTCCTCCAACTGAGCCCATCCACTGTACTGTCGAATGCTAAGGTTCTCGTTGGAAAGGACGAATTTGCCACGTACGACCTTAAGCTTGACCGCACTGAAAATGCCAATGGAAAATTCACC TTTGTTGTCAAGGACTTCTTGGATGGAAACGGAGAATTCAAGGCCAACAAGGGTCAAGGTGACGGAACGGCTTTGGTGAATTTCCTGAAGCAAGATCGCAAACTCAAGCTCGATACCAAATTCAAGGTCAACGCACCGGTGTTTGATATCGTGACTGACTTCTACTATGACTTCGAGAAGGACAACACCAAGAAAGTACACTTCGACACCAAGAACAAGGTCACCAAGAGCAGCTTTGATAGCAAGAATAAATTGGAAGTGTTCTCTGAGAAATACGAGTTCAACGTTCAAGGCCAACAGAGCGGCCAAGTTAATGATGGCACGACCAATGGAAAGTTCTCCTTGACCCTACCCACTGGACGACAGCTTTCTGGAGACTTTAAGCGTGAGATGAACAGCAAGGATGACAAGAAGGTCGTCGGAAGCATTACTGCCAAGTTGACAGATAAGTTGCCAGGAGGTAAACAGCAGACCGCTTCATTAACTGGATCTCTCAAGGACGGCGATTTCAAGGCCCGCTTCTTCGATATGGTACACAATCTGAAATACACAAACTTTGATGGAAAGGATTTGGATGTGCAGCTTGAAACTAAGCATCTGCCGGTTGGCCACTTCAAGAACGCTGCCTTCCATGCCAAGGTGCAAGGTTCGCTGGTTCCTCAGGCTGGAGAATTTAACTTCGATCTGGATGAGTATTGCGAAAACCATGCCGTCTACCGAGTTGGTGGAAAGTATGGTTCTGACTTCGATGGCACCGTTAGCGGAAACTACCATGTTGGAAAGCCAGGAAAACCTTATACTCATGAATTGAAGGCATCTTTGAACATTCCTCAGGCTCCAGTTAAGAGTTTGTCTGTTGAATCTAAGGGCAGCTATCTGGAACCCGAAAGTGATGCTGGGCTTTACGAATTTGAATACACTGGAACCTTCGGATATGGAGACAAGAAGGTTGAACTAGCTACTACAGCAAAAGGTAACGTCAATCATGGAACTGGAAGCGTCAAGCTCAACCTTCCAGATGCTGATCCTTTCGCTGCTGAAGCTTCGTACAACTATGAAGGCAAGGAAGATGGACCAATCTCAACCAAGGGATCTCTCAAGGTTAGCTATGGAAAGGGTAAAACTCTGGAATTCACCGGCGATGCCAAGGCAGTTGGAGCTGAGGATGTCTCGCTTCATGCTACTATCAAATCGGACTTCGATCAAGTAAAGAACGTTGAACTTACCTTCAAGCATGTCAAATCGGGAGAGAACGGTTACCATACTAAACTGAATTTGGTTGCCGATGGCAAAGCGTACAGCGTTGATAACGCTGTTGTTCTATCTGAGACTTCTCCATCTGTCGATTTCACCCTCGGATACCCAGACAAGACTGTCAAGGTTTACGGCGGATATAAACTGCTGAGTGATCGTGCTTTCAAGGCTGATGCTAAAGTTCAAAACTTCGGCGATTTCAACCTGGACGCCAACGTTGAAGCCAACTTCCAGAGCTACGAAGCATTCTACGCCAAATTGTACTTGGATGCTCCCAAGTTGGATGCCAAGAAGATCACAGTCGAAATCAACTCTAAGCCAGGAAACAGCGGTAAGGGTGTAGAGTTCAAGGCCTCATCTGATGGAAAGAATGTTTTGAGTGGATTCGCTGATTATTCTGTCAAGGAGCAGGGTAAGAGTACCGTTATTGAAGGACAAGGCAATGTCAAGCTGTACGACAAACAACAAACTGCATCGTTCAAGTTAGTCCGTGAGAAACTGCAAGAAGCCGGTTACGCTTTCACTCTGTCTGGATCTGTTGGCAAGAATAGCGTCTCAACGGAGGTTCGTGTTAAACCAAATGATTTCAAACTGAAGCACACTGTTTGTGACGAAAAGAAGAAGTGCACTAATGTTGAAGTACAGTCCAAGTTGGAGCGCGTTGGAGAAAAATTCAATCATGAAGCTTTGATCTCGGTTGATCTGCAACAGCTCGGATACGTCTATGAGTTTGGATTGAACTCTAAGACCAGCGGAAATGGATTCACTCTTGATCACACTACCgatgttgagttgaaggagaagCAACAGCCCAAGTACCAATACCACCTGTACCTTCACCCACACAGCGCTGGAGCTAGTTTGGTCCTCCCAACTCGCTCACTTGTCGTCGAAGGAGTGTTCAATTACCCGAAGGACAAATTTGGCCAATACGACAGCACCGTATCATTCTACCTGGACAAGAAGAATGCCCCAGCCAACAAGGCTACCTTTGGATTTACCGGAGAAACTAAGTTGATTGGCTCTGCAGGAGTTAGTGGAACTGGCTCCCTGAAATTCTCGCACCCAACTGTTAAGGACCTGGTTGTGAGCGTATCTGGTCTCGTGGACGGAGAGAAACAAACTGTCGACGGAAAGGTTGAACTGGATATCTTCAAAAATGCCAATGATAAACTCGTAGCCCATGCCAAGTACATCAACAGCGACACGAGCTTCAAGGGCTACAACGTTAGCTCGGAAGTCACCGTGTACAGTAAAGGCCTCGGCTTCAACTGCGGCTTCAACGGACACTCTGCTCTTTCGTTTGCCACTAAGCAGTTGAGTACCGCTGCATTTGTCGATCTTCCATTTGAAGATTTCCGATTTGGAACTTACCTGTTCGCCAGCCCAGAAGAATTCGATTTCCTGCTCAAGAGGTTCAATGACGAATTGGTCCGTGCCCATGGTACCTACGACGTCAAGAAACACAAGGCTGACCTTACCTCTACCTTCAAATTCGTGCCAACTCGTCCAGTTGTGCTGCAAACCACTGTGAATGGTCTCTCTTCCGCCAAGTTCTCATTGACTCAGGACAAATTCTTCTTTGTTGATGGTACATTCACTGTCGATAAGACCGCTACTTTAAAGGTTCTTGGAAACGACAAGGAATTGCTGAACGCCAAGGTTGCATTGGACGCAACACATTTCCTATCAACTGACTACAAGGTTAACGAAGAAAACGCCAAGAGCTTCTTGCAAGCTTTCAACAAACAGCTCCAGGCCGATCTGGAAATTTCAAAGGCCGAATTCGAAAAGAAATACACTAAACTTACAGCTGATGTCAACAAGGTTGTTAACAACGTCATTGTAGCTCTGCCTGATTTCAGCAAGTTCCAAGCCGATTACACTGAGCAGTTCAAGAAGATTCAGGAAGAAGTACTCCAAGACCCAACCATCAAGCAGTTCTTCGAATTCTTCACGAAGGTCTTAGCTGCCGTCAACGAAGTTGTTGCCCAACTGTCTCAAGTTTACGCCGAAAACTTCAAGAAGGTATCAGCTATTGTAACCGACGTCGTTGGAAAGCTATCGGAAACATTCAACACCAAGGTGCTTCCGGTTCTGAAGGAGCTTTATGGAAAGACTGAATCGCTTGTGTACGGAATCTACGAAGAAACTGTTAAACTGGTTGTGGCTGTGTTTGAACGTACCATCAAATCACTGAAGGCCTTCGAGGAAGATTTCAACAAGGTGGCCAAGAACGTTTCGGAATTGTTCAGAAACTTTGCACAAACCTTCAACAAGGCTATCGCTACACTTGATAAGGAATTCAGAGAGCTGTACAAACTGGTCCAGGAATACTTCGACTCGTTCGATGAATTCAAGGTGATCAAGGAAACTTTCAAGGAATACTTCGAAGGTGCAGACAAATATGCCTTCCAGCTGCTGAAGGAATTGCTGACTCTTATTGAAGACTTGTACCCAGTGCCAGAAATTAAGACTTTCACTTCTTCCGTTAACCAGTATGTTACCAGCAAGCTGGAAAATAAGAAAGTCAATGATATTGAAGAGCTCAAGAACATTTTCGTACACTTTGTCAAGGCTATGTCCATGCTGTTCGATAGGCTGTCAACCACTTTGTCCACATCTCTTGAAGAACCAGGATTCGCTGGTGGACTGCCATCATTCATGACGTTCAAGGTCTTCCCATACGTCAGCAGTGTCAAGTTCAGTCCATTCAACTATCTTCGCAACGAGAAGTTCTATTCACTCCGTGACTTCTTGTATCAGTTCCGCCCATACGCCTGGAATCCGTTTGCAGTTGTACCACCATTCACCATGCATGGAGAAATTGCCGATGGTAGCCACTTCTTCACCTTCGATGGACAGCACTTCACCTTCCCAGGAAGCTGCCAGTACGTTCTCGCTTCGGACTTTGTTGATGGAAACTTCAGCATCGTAGCAAACATCCAGGATGGTAAACTGAAGTCGGTTTCTTTGGTTGATAAGGATGTGATCGAACTGAATGATCAAGGCGTTGTCACCTTCAATGGAAAAGCCACTGATTTGCCACTGCACAAGAATGATGTGCACGCTTGGAGACGCTATTATACCGTTAACCTGTTGACCACCTATGGAGCAAACATTATGTGTACTACCGATCTGAAGGTTTGCCACTTCACCGTTTCTGGATTCTATCTAGGAAAGGTCCGTGGTCTGCTGGGTAACGGAAACAACGAGCCCTACGATGATTTCACTCTGCCAAACGGAAAGATCTCCGAAAGCTCTACTGACTTTGCCAATACCTACAAGGTCGCTAAATCATGTGCTGCCGTTGCTGATCCAGGACATACCAAGCATGAGCACAGCAGCCCAGTTTGTGCTAAACTGTTTGGCTCGGATAGCTCGTTGAGATACTGCTATTTCTTCAAGGATCAGACTAACTACCGCGAAGCTTGCGAGCATGCCGTCCACGGTGCTGCTAAGCCTGAGGAAGCCGGTTGCTCTATTGCTTTCGCCTATGCTTCGGCTTGTCGCTTGGAAATGATCCCCGTGAGCGTGCCATCTCAGTGCCAGATGTGCTCGGTTGGAGGCAAATCAGTTGATGTTGGCGATCAGTTCAGTGTCAAGTCACCGCAGAAGCAAGCTGATGTTGTGTTCGTTGTGGATACCTCTAAGAGTACGTTACTCGGTGAACTGGTTCAGGCTACGATCAACGATCTGCGCAAGGAGTTGAAGGCCAACGGCCTTACTGATGTGAACGTGGTTGTTCTTGGCTTCGACAGGAACAAGACGTACGTGAGCTTGTTCACCAGCGGTGGCAAATTAGACTACACTGGCAAGCTGGGACAGGCTGACCTCAGTGGACCTGAAAATTGCAAACCATTGGTAACTGGAAACAAGAACGTCGACGAGTTCTTCAAGATTCTCTACGATCTGTCGGAGAAGGCTGCTGAAGACTTGGGAGTTACTCCGGATGCACGTGCTTTCGTTGAAGCTCTGCAGTATCCATTCCGCGCCACTGCTAGCAAGCACATCGTTATTGTGCACTCGGACGATACGGAGAAAGTACCCAATCCA GCTCGTGCAATCAAGTCTGTTTTGGCTACTCTCGATTTGAAGGTTAAGGGTATTGGCCTGCACGTTGTAACTCCAGTGAAGAACTTGGGCATCACCAGCAGCAAGGACTCAAAGAAGGTCAAGGATCTTGTTG GTTTCAACTCCAAGCAAGCATTCACTTTGGCTGACAGTAAGAAACGTACCAACATTGGCTCGACTGAGCTGAAGAACACCTTGAAGTACGATTCGGACCTGTTAGTCGACATGGTCAACAAGAACGACGGATTCGTGTTCGTGTTGCAGAACTTCAGCGGACTGAAGCAACCCAAGGACAAGAAGTCGTTCGTGTCGGTCGTAGCGTCGGCCCTTGGAGAACACATTGCGCGAACGGAAGTCAGCAGCGACTGCGTGTGTAAGCTACGGAACGGCTTGCACGCGGAAGAGTCTTGTGAGGCTAAAGAAACTAGGTACCTACCACCATCG AAGAAAACCGGTGCCAAGGGATAA